AGTCACTTTATCAACTCCTAAAAACCCATTATTAACTGGGTAAGCTTTAAAATTACGCTATCAACAAGTAAAAAGAAAAGCGACGCTATAAAAACCATTATCAAAACTACTATTGTAGAAGTGATAGTCTCTTTCCTTGAACTCCAAGTAACTTTCATAGTTTCTTGGCGTACTTGTTTTATAAACTCTGCTACTCCTGTTCGTGCCATAATTTCCAACACCTGTTGAGTTTAGATTAAAATCGAAACCCGGTTTTAATAATTGTAAGTGGCAGGAGTGAGAGGAATCGAACCCCCAACCCCCGGTTTTGGAGACCGGTGCTCTACCAATTGAGCTACACTCCTAAAC
This genomic window from Pseudomonadota bacterium contains:
- the secE gene encoding preprotein translocase subunit SecE: MARTGVAEFIKQVRQETMKVTWSSRKETITSTIVVLIMVFIASLFFLLVDSVILKLTQLIMGF